Below is a genomic region from Phalacrocorax carbo chromosome 10, bPhaCar2.1, whole genome shotgun sequence.
gcactcctggattatgttttcccaggtgtgtgaccttacacttctccttgttgagcttcataaggttcttgctggcccactcttccagcctatccagatctccctgcagagcagctctcccttctggagtgtctacttccccactcaacttggtgtcatccgcaaacttcatcaagctacacttgatcccattatccagatcacttataaagacaTTCAATAACATTGagcccaatattgatccctgggggactccacttgtgacaggttgccacttggaaaaggagctatttaccaccaccctttgggtgcagcctgtcaactagttccccacccactgcacagaccacttgtctaggccataacacattaatttctccaggaggagactgtgggggccttggagaagtctaggtagacaatgtccactgcccaccccacgtcaaccaggcaagtcactttgtcatagaaggccactgggtttgtcaagcacgatctgcctttagtgaagccatgttggcttttcccagtcacgtgcttcatttgacttatgatggcccccaggaggattcgttctGTAACTTTATCAGGGATTGAagaaggctgatgggcctatagttacccagatcctccctcgagcctttcttgtagataggggtaacatttgccttcctctaGTCCTCTGGcacatcccccattctccatgacttctcaaagattatggagagtggccttgcgatgatgtcagccagctctctcaacacccttaggtggatggtgtcagggcccattggtttgtaggggtcaagctcctgttGTAATTCGTGTACTAACTCTGGACATATGCCTGGTCCAACGTTAGTCTGGAAAGATAATGACCTCACAGTAGGTTTAAAAGAGGACATAAAATATAGCCGAATCCTGGTACAGAATCACATTGTCACCAAATAGTGATAAGAGAACAGAAGACAATACAGCAATATTGTCTTAGTCTATCAAGCATTGAAATGCAGAGAAATCTCCGATGCCTGCCATTTCTCTGGCATCCGAACGAatagaacaaacaaacaaaaaaagcaaaaccaaaacccactcAACAGCACCACACTGAAGGGGAACACTCAAGTTCCAACCCTCAGAACCTCAGTAAGAGATTTCAATTCTATGAGAATAAATCTTCACTTTGGATTTTATTCATATGCAGAGATATGTGCACTACTCACAGTTTATTACTGTCTATGTATGTATGGAGAAAGTACTCTTTACTCAGACAGACTATTTATTCTAGTGTTATTGATCATCTGGCTTCATCCACTGTTTAGTAGCAGGGCATTGCTTGGCTGTACTAGCATTAGTTGTAGGTCATGAAAAGCCAGTGATGCCCAAATATATGGCAAtattatgattaaaaaaatccacacagtTTCCAGAATACATCAATTCCAAGGTCAAGCCTCAAGATCAACCTACTTTAATAGAAGAGCTTATGGATAAAAACTACATAATTAAATCTAACAGATTTGGCTCATCTTTGGTTTCTTAGTCTATCCATACCTGATTTGAGGTTTCCGTGTTGGTATTACGATTAGATCGCCTCCGAGTGACTATCACAGAAGGCTTGCGTTCACAAGGAGCTCGATCATTTGTTTGGCCTCTCTGGAGCTTTCCATCCTCAGACTTCTCCTTTCCAAGGCTTTGCAAGTCAATTTTTCTCACTGGCACAGACACAGGAATGATAAGAGGCACGAGGCTGTTATCCTCCCGAGCTCTTTTCGGAGCTGGTGAAGAACTGGCGAACTCCACAACGCTTTTTGCTGCTGTGGGTCCTGGAGCTGCTATCAGAACACTCTTCTCTTCTGAAGTATCCAGttcctgagaagaaaaatagattCCTTAAAAGTTCTATAGCACTTACATAATAAATCAGATAAGTCACTTTCAGCGTATATCAAGTTTCTGAATGCAGTTTGCAAGATGAAATGGATTTGGAAAACTGTTATGGGAGAAAAAGAATACTTCACAAAAATTACCAAAATCTCTTAGAATTACCTGAGGATTGCCTGAAGTCTCAACTGCTAGAATATTTGTATACATCATTCTAAAGTACCATTTCACTACCTATGGTGTGACACTGTTTTCCAGATGAATTTGCCCTGTCATGTAACTTCCAACAAAGGTTCTTCAGTTTTAATCATGATCAAAAGCTGCAGgttattaatttcaaatattggACTTCTGTTCCAGGAACAACTGAACCGTGATAATCTTAATTAAATCTCTCACACAAAAAGCAGAGCTAGCtttttgctacttttttttcctgattcacATGACAGAGGCAATTTTCCTTATTATAACTGGAGCCTTCAAGGTTTGCTGTCTAACCAGGCTTGAGCATAAAGGACTTCTACTCAGCAGAATCAACAACAGGTTCTGTCATAAGGATTCAGACACCCTGCCAAAGTCATTTCACTGCGGTAATAGATCAAGAAAGCCAGCTTCACTGATGAGTGAGAACATGCTCCATGACAGCTCAAACCATGATAGCTAGAAGGACACTAGACTGAAGTCCCACTTTAATACTATATTTATATTGAGGGAAGCGCAACTGTATTGTCACAAGATGCATAACTCAGAGCCTGGAGTTAGTGCTCTGGCCTCTCTCCAAATGgtaatttttgttgcttttaacagcaaaaaagaTCCACTCTGAAACAGTAAGCCTTAAAAAGAAGACAAGTGCCAAGCTTAAGCAAATAAAATCAATCATATCAGTAGGATTTAAGACTGCCTCCTTCCCAGACCTTTTATTAGAGTAAGGCTAAGCATGCACAGAAGGGTCTATCCTGTGAGTGACACTGCAGTTTACAAGTCTGCTTCGTCACAGAGGCTGGAGATATCTGCCCCCACCACACAATGATGAAACACAAAACTGAAGTCACAACTGGCATCAGCTGCCCCAGactgagctgcaggaggaatTAATGAGCTGTGAGGACCTACATCCCTTCACTCCAGGCTGGTGATATGCACCTGTACTTTCCCATGAGACTAATTCTGTATTTGAAGGGCATTCATCACGTTGACAGATATGTCACTAAGGACCACTACCTCTAGATAGTGCAGGACTCTTGTACATTTTTTGCAGCCTCCTTCCACTACTTCAGGAAAGAGACTACCAAGGATGCCTTTTTAAACATAAGCAGGTAATCTCCTGGAAACTGATGCCTACTTTCCCTAGTCCTGCCTATACCTGAAGAAGCAGCTTACATATGGCTTCATGCTGCTATATGTGCTCCTCCATCCATTAGGGAAATTTATGCTGTTATCACCTTTTTCCTGATGCCTAGTTAAACATCTGCTGGGATAGCTCTGGGGTCTTCTTCTGGCAACAAGATTCAGAGTAGATAGTGTTGCACCACTGTTTAGAGCAGTGCATTCATACTACATTCTTTAGGCCACTGCCAAAAAAAAGTCTTGGTTTTACtcagattactttttttcctcctgatgtAGCTGTTACTAGTACAAGCACTCTAGCATACTTTCTGGGTACCTGAGAGTAACAGCAATCAAACAAGTACTGGCAATATGAATACGTGAATGAGCACAAATTTTGACCAACCTACAAACCTCAGATACTTCCTGTGTGCTACACAGATCTCTGTAGGTCAAGAGACATGAACTAATTTCCTGACTACAAAGAGGAAATTATGGCAGCTAGTCACACAAAAGATGCCACATTTCTTTGGCTGTATGATCAGTTAACAACACTCCTCTTATTTTCAAGACTGGGAAGTAACCAGCAAAGGACACTCCTCCCTGATGATGGGAGGAGAGATGAGCCCTTTGTGAGAAAAGAGTAAGGAGGAAACCTGAACAGTAGTAGACAGAAAGAAGGCACCACCGGGAACTTAATATGAATAGTGGAGACATCCGTAAAGGTACTGTGGTCCACATCAGAGCTGTTCTGGTCATGAAAGATCACACATACCTAAGGTTTATTAAGAGAGGACATGACTGATTTTGGAATTAAGCTGTTTGTTTCAGATCCCTAAATAGTTTCTCAACTGTTTGATTATGCTCAGAGGTAAGCAGAAAGCAGTCATTGAACAAGGGACAGTGTTACCTCAAATGTATATATTCTTCTTCGATGAAATGGAATAGCGCAGGAGTTATTACTAGTTAAGAAAGGATCACatttaggagtagaaactaacacctgagaattttaacaatgtagtaaataatgcttaggccagataGGAGGGTGAATCCCCCATTTACAAGAATAAGGCAATGAATGTCTCGTTAACAAGAACCCTCCTAAAACAgtacaaatcagtagaacttcaaggactgacagtggaaacatcctgccacaaagaagggtgtgaagataagggaaggccagaTGCGAAGTCACCAGTGATGAAAGGGAACAATCTTGGTCCAGAAGGCAGCACCAAAGCACAGTAACTGGGGGaaggtaattctggcagggggagattgcaaCCACCACCTCAACTGAGGGATGAAAGGACTACCCCCCCAATTCCTCTTGAGCATgtgcagtaaattaaaaatcacactaTAGCTTTAAATTTAAGTGAAGAAGATACAGACCAATGGAATAAGAAGATGCTCAGTCAAgtcaatgattatgtattagatagTTGTGGTGTGTTAACCATCATGTGTAAATGTCAAAAATGAACTCCAGTAGGTGTGCATGTTAGACGGAAGGATCCCCCCTGCATACAGCACTGCAGTAAAGAGAATGCCTGATTCTTAATGCTTCATTGGTGTTTAGATGTTTATTCCCTGATTTTGGTGCCAACAGGACCTTCACTTGTAGAACTGCTAGGGGATTTACAGCTAGCTCAGTGTCTCTGTTGCAGTAtttggggcaggagggcagctggAAGTGCAACTTGTTGCACTTCCATTTAGAGTCTTGCATAAATACTGAGGGATGAACTAGTGATCTAGAGTCCTTCAGGACACCCACAGAAACCCACCAGTCATTTTGGCATTGATCCTGCCCACCCCACAAGTGCTTTctaaaaaattcagaattcaCAGACAAAACCCAGTTGCGACAGCTGACAGATGTGTTCCAAGGCCACTGCTGTGATCAGACAAGAAACCTCAGCAGCCTTTAAGAAACATCTGCCCATCCAGTGCTTTCTGCCATCACTCTGCATCATCTTGCTAACAGTAAAGGcagtttttctctgcagctaAACTGAAGCTTGTCCATGAAGGAGGCGAGTCCAGAACTGCAATTccacaagtaatttttttttcagccccTCTTTCTTTTGTCTGTGGCAGCTGGTGacctgccctgtgccaggggAAAGAGACCAGGGAACTAAAACCTCTGTCTCCCTTCCGTAAAGGAACACTTAAATCCAGACACCCTTACGATGACTGTTTCAGATCTAAGAAAAGTTTTTTGCACTactaaggaaaacaaaccacactGCCTTTTTGCATAACAGCTGTATGcgaaatgaaaacaaaattaagagtTGAGAATTTGCTGAAGCCTGTAAGCAGCAATAAGCTTGCACCACATGAAAAAGGCAAACACAGTATGATGGGCAGCTCTAGTACAAAGCATCAGTTGTGACACTGCATGTAGACAGGTACTGCTGTCCAAAATGATGCTTTCATATAAGGTACACACCACCTACTTTGGAATGTTCAAACAACTGGTTCAAATAAAGAATGTATCTTCTTCCATCAGTAATTTAATCCTATGGTCTTCTTACATGCTCTTCACATAACCTAGAAGCCTTCTCTAGTATAGGTTGTTTATGACAAAGACACCAATAAGCACACCACTCTAGTCCcgcaaacattttttccttttcttcctcacgTAACATCCAACCCCCTTAAAGCTGTAAAATCCATCAGACCTCAGGTaagatttttaatatctttcaaAACCTTATCCTGAAAGCCTGAAGAGATCTAAATGAAGAGTTCGTCTGCTAGTGCCATCATGGAAGCAAACAAGCTGCTTGCATAACTACAAAGAACAAAAGAGCATCTGTCAAAACACTTCTCTGTTTGGCCTTTACATTAAGAATCAAGATTCAAGTAGATGTGCCTTCAAACAGCCAATTTCTAGCTTTGCCTCTCAGGGCCTTTCCTAGGTGCTCTGTTAGCTTTTTCTTGCCACTGTGTTGGTGATCAGACTGCAGTGTGAATTCTAGGCCTTGCTGTAATATAAACATAGAGTGGGTAAGAGTATGAGCAAATAGCTCATGCTGCTAACTACTACTAGTTTTCTATAAAATCTGCTTGTTCAACTGGAGTTAGGGCAAAAAGGATTGAAGACAGCATCAATAATCAGTGGTTGCTGTCTGCTGTGCAAGAGATGGAATAGGCTAAGGATATTTGCCTCACTGTTTATTAATTCAGTTCTTCCACTCTGACAGCACAACCCTCTAAAGAGTACATTGGAAAAAATGGCCACAGACAGACTAGGAGGAAAATGATGACAAGACCAAGAGAGGGAATAAAATTCCCTTCCCTTTgctgtctgggcagcagctcaATTGGCAAAACTGTAGGTAAAGTAGCTCAAGCTCTAATTCCCATGTTTCATCAGCCTTCGGCAACAAAGTTCCCACAGAAAAGTGTATCTTTACTTCTCATGAGAGGCACTCAGTGAAGGAATAATTAAACcacaactgaaagaaaacctCCAAAAACAATCCTCACCCAACTCCAAAATCCCTCCCCTAGGCTAGTTAATTTTGAACCCCGTCATCCTGCCGTATGGCATACATATTGTACAGTTTACACTGATGGGATACCAAGCGGATAAAGAGTGATGAACTACTTATTTAGTGTTGGCCGATTTTCTTCCCCATCAAGCCCTACAGAAAGTCTACAGACAGACTTTATCCTCAGGTTACCGATCTCAAAACATCTGCTGCAGGCTGTTCTCAGAAACAGGATACTGCATCAGACAGACCTTTGCTAGGCCTGGTGTAAATTCTTCACACAAGTGAGGCTTCCTCAGGCTTTTAAGATTTAGGAAATATTGTACATGTAAATTGCATTATGTAAGTTTTAGATAGCATGATTTAGAAACACTTCAACTGCTAAAACAGACAAAcaggcaggcaagcagcagCCTTTTAACACAAACGGAAGAGAATGTTAAATTGGTAAAGACACCCAGTGAACTGCTTGTCTCTAAATTCCTGGTCATCTTGAGGCCTAATCTGAAAACGTCCACATTTTGAAGCCCTGGGCTAAAATCACATTTAGTATTAGTGAAATACAACTGCCTTTAGAAATCTCCTAGTGCAGCGAAACCACCCATTCTCCTGCATCTGTGAATTACAGTAACTGAATTTACATGCCACCACTCCAGAGCTGCCCTTGCTGTAGTACAACACTTCTTGCATCAAGATACCATTCTGTCCTGCATATGTACataatttgctttcatttcagccCTATTTTGTAGTCTAAAACATGCTATCTTGGTCAGGACGTACACCTTACCTTTACATTCTGAAGAGATGCCAGCTCAACAGCTTTTTGGGCCAAAGTTAGCAAATTGGCTTCTTGAGAAACACGCCGTCTCCGTCGAGTACTTTGGATTACACCACCTCTGACACCCTGAAAATCATTAGTTCTCTGAgtgttttcttcagctgctgctgcctgtttctCCCCTTCTCTACCATTCTGGGCTGCGGCTTGCCTGTCTGTTTCCACCTGGCACAGCTGACTATTGACCAGGACATCCTTTTGCCCCAGATCCATTCTCTTGGGGTGCGAATAGCTACTTTTGTTGTGGGCCAGTGATTCAGGCAGCTGCTGTAACGGGACCTCTTGCTGATGTGTTTGCCAGTGATGCAGAAATAAATTGCTAGGTTGTTCTTCTGCCTGCTTGGAAGCCAACACTTCTCCTGCAGATGTCAGCAGGACACCTTCTTTGGAGAGTCTCCGTGACCTTCTTGGAAAGGGAATCTGGGTCTGAGGTAGCACAGTCTGTTGGTTCTGCTCTGTTAGAGCCTTGAATAGCTCCTGGTTCCTCTCTGTTTGCTGAAACTGGTGTGCCATCATGTGATGCTgaggtgctgcagctgccacatGAGGCTGTGCTATGGAAGTAGTTTGCTGCAGACCGAAGGCTTGTGTAGCagcctgttgctgctgctgaggataGAAATTTTCAAACAGTTGTAGCTGGGGAAGAGCTTGCTGTTTTTGTTGAGCAGTAAATGCTGGACTGGAAGAAGCTGGGGCTTCTTGAAAGACATGTAACAGTTCAGGAAGACCCTGCTTTTGGCCTTGGTGACCAAATGCAAGTTGGAAAGGCTGTAATGGCAGGCTTtgattctgctgctgctgtttctgcatctGATGAAAAGAATTCATTTGAGCTTGCTGTCTAACCAGGGCTTGCTGTTCCAGCTGAGCCTTCTGGGACATCATCTGCTGGACAGCATCTCCATACAAGTCCAGCTGTGACACAAACACTCCTTtctcttgatttcttttaagGGCTTCTGGGTGGCCATAGAAGCCTGGGGCACCAGCATTGGAGTGGGGCCCTTTTGGGTTGCCCCCAAAAACCATATTGTGGTTCCACATCGAAGGTGGAGACTGCCAGTGACTGTCACCCCTCTCTGGCAACCGATTTCCCATTAGTGAATTCTGCCATTTGACAGCTGTTACCGTCTGGGGCATCATCATTGATTCTCCCCTATCTTGACTGTAAAGAGAGTTCATCAAAGCAACGTTGTTGGGGGCACTTAATCCTCCTGCGTGAGTAATCTCCACAGTTTGGGAGACTGGTATATTCCCTCCATGACCATAGTACTGTCCTTCCttaagctgctgctgtggttcTTTTGATGACACAGCTATTTCCTGCTCATTAAAATACGCAACTCGTTTCCCAGTCCTTTTGCTTGAAGACTTTTGCTGAGCCTGGAGATTCATGGTTCAGTCTATTCTCCCAACTGCACACACTGTATTTACAATCCACCCATCCctgaggctgggggaggaaaggCACGGAAGTCTCTTTTTTCCATTCAGTTTTAGTAACGAAGGGCAGGAAAGAAGTCCAGATGAAAGTGCAtccacttcctttttcttcGTGTGCTTCTCCCACTTCTTTTCACTCTTATCCTTTGTGGTTCAGAGGTCAGTAGGGTCCACTTAGTTACAGGTCCTGAAATAGAGAAGCAATTGCAATGAATCACCAACAGACGTAACTGGCATATAAACCCTCATGCGGTAAGCAACAACACGTGTCTGTCCCATCTCCCACCAAAAGGAAGATCTGGATAATATGTGTAAGCAATAATAGATCTGACCTGCTAGAAGAACGTAAACCAAAGCAACTTAAATTTTACAAAACAGATAATCACACTGTATTTGCACGATGCAACTCCCAGTTGCACACGGACTTCTCACTAATCACTCAAGCTCATCCTGAAGGTTTTTCTCTTAAACTCCCTCTCATCTGGCCAGTTACTTCTATGTCTTCCTGCAGGCAGAATAATCCATACTCAGAAAcataaaccaaaaaaccctcatgACTCAAGGAAAAACAACATGTCAAGCCACATTTCCCAAAGATGTTTAAAATGCACACATGTACATGAAGGCTGCAGCCAAACACGCAGCAAGATGCTCAATTCAGTGTTTTCAAGGAAAGGATTAGGCTGCAGCCCATCATtcacccctcctcccccagtcactgcagctgctttccagttaAGAACTGCCCCCACCAAGCATCTAAGCACTAAAGACAGGGCCCGCTCAACCTGTTGCCCTCTCAGATGCTTTCTTCGACAGCTGAAAGCAACTGCTCCAGCTCAGGTCACACTCATGGAAAAAGTAGTGCAGGCAGATTGTTACAGCTGCTCCCGGACACCAGCAAATACCTGTTAGTGTAAAGCTACAAACATAATAGAAGAAAGCCTTTCCAGAATGTGCAGTCTAGGACAATTCTGCcctctttcacagaaaaaaaagctatccACAAACTTAGGCTTTAAAAGCCTAGTTTGCAGGATTAAGGTCTAATGTGTTAACACATACACTTATAAAACCTTTTAAGAAGTTTAGTTTCACATTGAATTAAACTCTTAAAGTACTAACGCTCAAGTAATTAAGTGCAAGTCTATTACTGCCTCTTTTCAGTATGTACTCTGTTCCACTTCAAATCATACTGCcaatatatttcagaaagattttaataaaataagttGTTAAAAACAATCTTATTGCATCCCTTCATCTATAAAATCAAGTCCCTCTTGAGTGAGGCAGGTAAGActaacacacacaccccctccatTTATCTCCCTCTATAAAATGagcaataataaaatgaaagcataCAGTCCACTGAAGTCTGGTAAGTGGAGTTTACTCTAAACAGATATGGCTCCAGTGCAGATTTTAATACTGGGGTAGGATTGGGAGCACGATGaggaggaaaagacaaagaGTTTAAACTAACTTACGCAACTTCCACCTCAGAGACCAAACTTGGCTTCAGCGCTACTGGAACCATGAGCCTGTGTTTCAGAGTGAAGTGACTCACTTCCTCAGGCTGTTACATAGCTGTTCCCCCCACGCTCCCTCCCCCTTTGCCCTGGCTACAAACCTCTGGACTGGACCTCTGCCACCCCATATCACGCAGCCAGGGCGTTCCTCCCTCCTCTAAGCACAGCATCTCAGCTCATTTTCCAGTCCTCTTTCAACACGACAAAAATAACTCTAGGAGAAATTATGGACACGTGAGATGGAAAATTCTCTCTAAACTGCAACTACTGCACAAACAAGGGTTTCATAAAGTaagttttttcctatttcaacACTTCATTAGGAGAGGAAATGACATCCTACACCAGGAAACCGGACCCCTGATAGCAAAAATGTAGAGATGGAAAGGTTGGTATATGCCTCTGAGTAGCATTACTGTTGTTCTTGCTCCTTGCTTTTTGCAGGACTGCTACAAATGTAGCAAAGCTAACAGCTAAACCACAGTACCTGAGTTACTACTACTAATAGTGGTTTCTGACACTATCTTTCTGAAATAATCACAAGCTATtctctccaaactagacaacTTCAacagaggggaggggggggaaaagaaggagggagggggaaaagaaggagggagggggaaaagaaggagggagggggaaaagaaggagggagggggaaaagaaggagggagggggaaaagaaggagggagggggaaaagaaggagggagggggaaaagaaggagggagggggaaaagaaggagggagggggaaaagaaggagggagggggaaaagaaggagggagggggaaaagaaggagggagggggaaaagaaggagggagggggaaaagaaggagggagggggaaaagaaggagggagggggaaaagaaggagggagggggagctAACAGCTGATGCTGTTCTTAATAGTGGTGGCTGAGATCTGCAACTACCACACACACAAGTATCCAGAATACCTTCAGAAAGAGGGCTCTCAGGTTAGTGACAGAGCATTGCATTCGCACAGCTCTCCAAACCTCCACTTGTGTGGACTTTGGCTCTGTTTCTTACATTACTACATAAGAAGCCACCAGCACTGCAAAGCCTAACTCAGACTACTTTACAACTGCACGTATCTAGGAAAGATATGTAACAGAAGTATTAAGATACAAagttttcccccccaaaaaagtaaattcaaaTATAacctaaaggaaaggaaagaatataTGCTTGAGTGTTCCACAAAGGGAGtcctaaaaaatattttatgcctTGTAGGGAAGTTATCTTGTCACTTGAAGACTGTAGTGATTGAAGAACAAGTGAAGTTACAACAGCTCAGAAACCAGCATGGTGAAATTGACATTACCAGGGAGGAAAGAGATTTAAGGTACTTTGTATAAAGCATGCTTATCGAACATCCCAGATCTCCCAActgcatgcaaaaataaataaaacctaagAGATCaccaagaagaaaagaggatttGGTGCATCCAATATTAGATGGTAAAAGAACACATCTCAAGATTAGCTTTTCAGAATATCTTTCTATatagaaaaactgcagaaaagtaTCTTGTAGGTCACCCTAGTAATAGCAGTCCATAGTTTAAGCTGAAGTGATAGATGTTCAAGCTGCAGCATGACTATGCTCCAGGAAAGCTCACACTTGGCAGTTCCATCGGTTGAGCCCTGCTGGCTCTATGACTAAGCAGGCTTCCCTCCCTGAGGCTGAAGGATGAGCtcacatcatcatcatcctAGCCAATTACcatcttgtgggtttttttgttttactttaatttcaGCACAAGAGCCAGCCTGCAGTAGCGCAGTAAAATGGCAACACATTTCCAGGCTTAAGCGTGCTTTGCAGCAGTACACCCCTGACCATTTCTTACCTTTGAataaagcacaaaaccagttctgATACCGTAATTCCCAGAAGATACTGTGTCTTGCCTCCAAATATACTGAAGCGTTACGATACTTTGCATTGCTTTTACACTgcacagagaaaaagcagaacctaGCATcagtatattttgttttaataactcTTAAGATTTGGCATGCAACATCATTAGTTATTTTCACTTCCAGGAACATCTGGCATGCAAGAACATCTCTCAACCTTTCTTCAAATAAAGGTGGTGGCATACAATTCATAGTCAATACTGTAAACAATTTCAGATTTCTAAGAAATTTTTTCATGTTGCAAAGCTTTTCTCTTCTAGACCTAGAAAGAACATCAAGTTAGATACATACCCAATGGACACTTATGCAGTATTTTCTCAAATGTAATAAACATAAGCAAAGTAACCTACGGCACCTTACTGAGAGAAGCTGGGTTAGCATTTTTAGATAAAACTTTTCCAGTATATGTGCACTAGAGCATTAAAGAAAATCATAAACACATACAAAACACCCCGTGGGCAAGATCTAAGTATAAGTCCTTCAGGACATTTTGCCTAAGTATATGACAGGACTAAGGAGGAGTCTCTGCCTGCATCTAGGATGCTGTTCTCAAATTAATAAAGTCTTCTCAAAGCAGAGGTATCTGAGAAGTGCAGGGCACAGGCACTCAGAACCACTCACTAGGCTGGTAGCAGCCCTGAGCATCCATCTGCAGCTTTTACTCAACCCAACATAGTTCTGCAGAATTTAGACATCCTATCCGTTGCAACCATCTTGTCCCAGTTTACC
It encodes:
- the MIDEAS gene encoding mitotic deacetylase-associated SANT domain protein isoform X1; translation: MNLQAQQKSSSKRTGKRVAYFNEQEIAVSSKEPQQQLKEGQYYGHGGNIPVSQTVEITHAGGLSAPNNVALMNSLYSQDRGESMMMPQTVTAVKWQNSLMGNRLPERGDSHWQSPPSMWNHNMVFGGNPKGPHSNAGAPGFYGHPEALKRNQEKGVFVSQLDLYGDAVQQMMSQKAQLEQQALVRQQAQMNSFHQMQKQQQQNQSLPLQPFQLAFGHQGQKQGLPELLHVFQEAPASSSPAFTAQQKQQALPQLQLFENFYPQQQQQAATQAFGLQQTTSIAQPHVAAAAPQHHMMAHQFQQTERNQELFKALTEQNQQTVLPQTQIPFPRRSRRLSKEGVLLTSAGEVLASKQAEEQPSNLFLHHWQTHQQEVPLQQLPESLAHNKSSYSHPKRMDLGQKDVLVNSQLCQVETDRQAAAQNGREGEKQAAAAEENTQRTNDFQGVRGGVIQSTRRRRRVSQEANLLTLAQKAVELASLQNVKELDTSEEKSVLIAAPGPTAAKSVVEFASSSPAPKRAREDNSLVPLIIPVSVPVRKIDLQSLGKEKSEDGKLQRGQTNDRAPCERKPSVIVTRRRSNRNTNTETSNQHEDAVPKDEAEGFARKPKQRPRPEPLFIPPKAGTFIAPPVYSNITPYQSHLRSPVRLADHPSDRNFELPPYTPPPILSPVREGSGLYFNAILSSSGHSVPPPVTPKSAHRTLLRSNSSEVTPPVLTVVGEATPVSIEPRINVGTRFQAEIPSLQDRSLAAVDEHKAELVWQPWGDLETNRVTQENVENLLAAACSSIFPGAGTNQELALHFLHEEKGSILGALTKLLLQRPVRLPTHPLADYHYTGSDKWKVAEKKLFNKGIAIYKKDFFLVQKLIKTKTVAQCVEFYYTYKKQVKIGRNGTLIFGDIDGANEKSMKDEAEVDIKSSHRFARVLPLRRDTYSEEQGHVEEEEEEEEEEAEEGLDNRKSTVPLKNEQTLQDGANDANMRSQEATVTGRIGRKPRETTVKPRKPITAPVQRRKRKQKIKSDATSKTQNTENTFPCKKCGRVFYKVKSRSAHMKSHAEQEKKAAALKQQEREEAAAVAAAAAAHSQARQEESSESGSSTSGSSSVSSDEDGEI
- the MIDEAS gene encoding mitotic deacetylase-associated SANT domain protein isoform X2, with translation MNLQAQQKSSSKRTGKRVAYFNEQEIAVSSKEPQQQLKEGQYYGHGGNIPVSQTVEITHAGGLSAPNNVALMNSLYSQDRGESMMMPQTVTAVKWQNSLMGNRLPERGDSHWQSPPSMWNHNMVFGGNPKGPHSNAGAPGFYGHPEALKRNQEKGVFVSQLDLYGDAVQQMMSQKAQLEQQALVRQQAQMNSFHQMQKQQQQNQSLPLQPFQLAFGHQGQKQGLPELLHVFQEAPASSSPAFTAQQKQQALPQLQLFENFYPQQQQQAATQAFGLQQTTSIAQPHVAAAAPQHHMMAHQFQQTERNQELFKALTEQNQQTVLPQTQIPFPRRSRRLSKEGVLLTSAGEVLASKQAEEQPSNLFLHHWQTHQQEVPLQQLPESLAHNKSSYSHPKRMDLGQKDVLVNSQLCQVETDRQAAAQNGREGEKQAAAAEENTQRTNDFQGVRGGVIQSTRRRRRVSQEANLLTLAQKAVELASLQNVKELDTSEEKSVLIAAPGPTAAKSVVEFASSSPAPKRAREDNSLVPLIIPVSVPVRKIDLQSLGKEKSEDGKLQRGQTNDRAPCERKPSVIVTRRRSNRNTNTETSNQHEDAVPKDEAEGFARKPKQRPRPEPLFIPPKAGTFIAPPVYSNITPYQSHLRSPVRLADHPSDRNFELPPYTPPPILSPVREGSGLYFNAILSSSGHSVPPPVTPKSAHRTLLRSNSSEVTPPVLTVVGEATPVSIEPRINVGTRFQAEIPSLQDRSLAAVDEHKAELVWQPWGDLETNRVTQENVENLLAAACSSIFPGAGTNQELALHFLHEEKGSILGALTKLLLQRPVRLPTHPLADYHYTGSDKWKVAEKKLFNKGIAIYKKDFFLVQKLIKTKTVAQCVEFYYTYKKQVKIGRNGTLIFGDIDGANEKSMKDEAEVDIKSSHRFARVLPLRRDTYSEEQGHVEEEEEEEEEEAEEGLDNRKSTVPLKNEQTLQDGANDANMRSQEATVTGRIGRKPRETTVKPRKPITAPVQRRKRKQKIKSDATSKTQNTENTFPCKKCGR